CCCTCGACCCCAACGCCCGCGCCCGCGGGCCCAAGCCCGGCCAGCGCCGCCCGCGCACGGCCTGGATCCCGGCTCCCCACGGCGGCGCCGACGGCTACGAGGACGAGGAGGGCCACCACCACTACTACGACGACGCCGACCAGtccgactccgccgccgccgccgccagggccgctAGGGTTTCGGGCAGCCGCGAGGCCAGCGTCGATGAGTCTGACGGCGTCGCCGACTGGGGCCTCCCCAACGGCGGCGCGGCctgctacggcggcggcggcggcgtcagggCCTGGCTCGACGGGCTCGGCCTCTCCCGGTACGCCCCCGTGTTCGAGATCCACGAGGTGGACGACGAGGTGCTCCCGCTGCTCACCCTGGAGGACCTCAAGGACATGGGCATCGGCGCCGTCGGCTCCAGGAGGAAGATGTTCGCCGCCATCCAGAAGCTCCGCAGCACCGACACCGTGTCCTGAGTTGGGTGAGACCTCCAGTTCCTAGCTAGCTAGCTTTTGTGCTCTCTCCATTTTTGTTTCCTCTCCCATAGAAAGCTAGTAGTGA
This window of the Triticum aestivum cultivar Chinese Spring chromosome 5D, IWGSC CS RefSeq v2.1, whole genome shotgun sequence genome carries:
- the LOC123123795 gene encoding ankyrin repeat and SAM domain-containing protein 6; the protein is MADLHLLHPPEPDTNGGAAAAPASAAALLLPGDPAAEAAAAAAADPPAPPYSKRRRRPSVRLGDIGAQATASDAQLPRRHRKPSSHPRPPRRSHPDDALDPNARARGPKPGQRRPRTAWIPAPHGGADGYEDEEGHHHYYDDADQSDSAAAAARAARVSGSREASVDESDGVADWGLPNGGAACYGGGGGVRAWLDGLGLSRYAPVFEIHEVDDEVLPLLTLEDLKDMGIGAVGSRRKMFAAIQKLRSTDTVS